One Paraburkholderia kururiensis DNA window includes the following coding sequences:
- a CDS encoding EAL and HDOD domain-containing protein, with the protein MSLECEKPADSFLARQPIVDAQCRVVGYELLFRSGFEDHAVIVDGVASTLSVLATSMTGLGLEETVAGKDSFLNCTEEVLRSPYLRLLPPRRFVLEVLESCAHTAQLVSVCARLRRNGFRIALDDVRAPLPEAAPILAQVDIVKLDWPFIEPADRASLCRTLRVAGKTVLAEKVETWEDFCAARDAGASLFQGYFFCKPETLRARNVSPSAAPVLRVIELVLANAQHSRVAMAVADTPPLLAQLLRLASAAATVPQAARDAVDSIEAALTIVGIDVLIHWCALLLYLNRLRPEDDPLAQLAAQRGAVMASYISHRHPEDEGLARQARLTGSLSLLHVAYDSEAAAFWQTFPIHARIRAAIVGDEGILGRALAFARSVESEAI; encoded by the coding sequence GTGTCCCTCGAGTGCGAGAAACCTGCCGATTCATTCCTGGCAAGGCAGCCGATAGTCGATGCGCAATGCCGGGTGGTCGGCTATGAACTGCTGTTTCGCAGCGGCTTCGAGGACCACGCCGTTATCGTGGACGGAGTAGCGAGCACGCTCTCCGTGCTGGCCACGTCCATGACGGGACTCGGTCTCGAGGAAACGGTGGCGGGCAAGGACTCGTTTCTCAACTGCACCGAAGAGGTGTTGCGCTCGCCGTACCTGCGCCTGCTGCCTCCCCGACGGTTCGTACTCGAGGTGCTGGAAAGCTGCGCGCACACCGCCCAACTCGTTTCGGTGTGCGCGAGACTGCGTCGCAACGGCTTCCGCATCGCGCTCGACGACGTAAGAGCCCCGCTGCCGGAGGCTGCGCCCATCCTGGCCCAGGTCGACATCGTGAAGCTCGACTGGCCGTTTATCGAGCCCGCTGACCGGGCTTCGCTGTGCCGCACGCTGCGGGTCGCCGGCAAGACGGTCCTTGCCGAAAAGGTCGAGACCTGGGAGGACTTCTGCGCGGCAAGAGATGCGGGCGCTTCGTTGTTTCAGGGGTATTTCTTCTGCAAGCCAGAGACCCTCAGGGCGCGCAACGTGTCGCCGTCTGCGGCTCCGGTATTGCGCGTGATCGAGCTGGTGCTTGCCAATGCGCAGCACTCGCGCGTCGCCATGGCGGTCGCTGACACGCCGCCGCTCCTCGCACAGTTGCTGCGCCTCGCCTCCGCGGCCGCCACCGTGCCCCAGGCGGCACGCGACGCAGTGGACTCCATCGAGGCCGCGCTCACGATCGTGGGCATCGACGTCCTGATCCACTGGTGCGCCCTGCTCCTCTACCTCAACCGGCTGCGGCCGGAGGACGATCCGCTGGCGCAACTGGCGGCGCAACGCGGGGCCGTCATGGCTTCGTACATCAGCCATCGCCATCCCGAAGACGAAGGGCTGGCGCGGCAGGCGCGACTGACCGGATCGCTGTCGCTTCTCCATGTCGCATACGACAGCGAAGCGGCAGCGTTCTGGCAGACCTTCCCCATCCATGCACGCATACGCGCGGCCATTGTGGGAGACGAAGGGATTCTCGGCCGGGCACTGGCATTCGCGCGGTCGGTGGAGTCGGAAGCGATCTAG
- a CDS encoding GAF domain-containing protein, with translation MNESILTTSAAARLLGVSIRTVQTWIEQGIVASWKTPGGHRRVRREDVLALRERLVARESSTSVPVLVIGSEELARKCRAALASLPGVSVTTESDALSGLVAAGRLTPALIVVELGRSDWERLGLVRRLVTSQLLAHSRIAVVSEASADQVRIDLGAERRIQVLAPNFDPEVLTEGLVLPAQNKSAEAQSLYPVPSDEMARLHAVARTLLVDTADEPDYDAIARMTAGLFDVPICLVTLLTPDRQWFKARYGLTVPETPRAWAFCNYTILQKDVFVVEDATADSRFQSNPLVTAEPTIRFYAGAPLYDYEGFALGALCVIDRKPRVPEPSRVQTLQILASLLSDRINLRTRTRQIRWSGRE, from the coding sequence ATGAACGAATCGATCCTGACCACGAGTGCGGCCGCGCGCCTGCTCGGCGTCTCTATCCGCACGGTGCAGACGTGGATAGAGCAAGGGATCGTGGCGTCATGGAAGACGCCGGGCGGGCATCGGCGCGTGCGTCGGGAAGACGTGCTCGCGCTGCGCGAACGTCTGGTTGCGCGCGAATCGTCTACGTCCGTTCCCGTGCTCGTGATCGGCAGCGAAGAGCTGGCGCGCAAGTGCCGCGCCGCGCTGGCGTCCTTGCCGGGCGTGAGCGTCACCACCGAGTCCGACGCGCTCTCCGGGCTGGTGGCGGCCGGGCGTCTCACGCCCGCGCTGATCGTCGTGGAGCTGGGCCGCTCCGACTGGGAGCGCCTGGGTCTGGTGAGGCGCCTCGTCACCTCGCAATTGCTCGCGCACAGTCGCATCGCGGTCGTTTCCGAGGCATCGGCCGACCAGGTACGCATCGATCTGGGCGCCGAGCGGCGTATCCAGGTGCTGGCACCGAACTTCGACCCGGAAGTCCTGACGGAGGGGTTGGTCCTGCCGGCGCAGAACAAGTCCGCTGAAGCGCAGTCTCTTTATCCTGTCCCGTCCGACGAGATGGCGCGATTGCACGCCGTTGCCCGCACGTTGCTGGTGGATACCGCGGACGAGCCCGACTACGACGCCATAGCGAGAATGACCGCGGGCCTGTTCGACGTGCCCATCTGCCTCGTGACGCTGCTCACGCCCGACCGGCAATGGTTCAAGGCGCGCTACGGGCTGACGGTGCCCGAAACGCCGCGGGCCTGGGCGTTCTGCAACTACACGATCCTGCAAAAGGACGTGTTCGTGGTCGAGGACGCGACGGCCGACAGCCGCTTCCAATCCAATCCGCTCGTCACGGCGGAACCCACCATCCGGTTTTACGCCGGCGCGCCGCTTTACGATTACGAAGGCTTTGCGCTGGGCGCGCTTTGCGTGATCGACCGCAAGCCGCGGGTACCGGAGCCGTCCCGGGTGCAGACGTTGCAGATTCTTGCGTCGCTCCTGTCGGACCGGATCAACCTGCGCACGCGCACGCGCCAGATCCGCTGGTCGGGCAGGGAATGA
- a CDS encoding tetratricopeptide repeat protein, translating into MSKTARPPRQIDALLHEAVALQQNGAYAEAEALYRDILAQRPKHFDAMQLLGALLLQSGRLDEGIALLKKAVSINGMQAPLHSNLAYAYNAQRRFSEGLASANRALALQPDFVDALNNRGNALAGLDRPADALASFERALALQPGFAQAWNNRACVLRDLARPADALASCDQAIALQPAYADAWSNRANALSDLNRPDDAQSSYLRALELSPAFADAWNNLGLTLVDLNRHDEALQSYERALAINPNFAEAHWNRALCLLQMGRFDEGWREYEWRWQRHRIQASQRRFDAPLWLGQFPLEGKTILLHAEQGLGDTLQFCRYASLAAAAGAKVIFEVPAELKRLLAGLEGVAQWVDEGRPEDRALPPFDCHAPLLSLPLAFGTHLASIPAVGPYLHADRQAAQQWAERLASRNADRNAAPHANHSADHTSPLKVGLVWAGGHRAHVAELRKTDARRSIALEQLRPLLDVPGVQFYSLQKGPPAQQLTDAPEFAARIVDYTNELADFADTAALVDNLDLVITVDTAVAHLAGAMGKPVWIMNRFDTCWRWLLERSDSPWYASARLFRQPALGDWQSVIEAVRAALAERASNNGRGHAA; encoded by the coding sequence ATGAGCAAGACCGCCCGTCCGCCCCGCCAGATCGATGCCCTGCTGCACGAAGCCGTGGCCCTGCAACAGAACGGCGCCTACGCGGAAGCCGAAGCGCTGTATCGCGACATCCTCGCGCAACGCCCGAAGCACTTCGACGCCATGCAACTGCTGGGCGCGCTGCTGCTGCAATCGGGCCGCCTCGACGAAGGCATCGCGCTGCTGAAGAAGGCGGTGTCGATCAACGGCATGCAGGCGCCGCTTCATTCGAATCTCGCCTATGCGTACAACGCCCAACGCCGCTTTAGCGAGGGGCTCGCGAGTGCGAATCGCGCGCTCGCCTTGCAGCCCGATTTCGTCGATGCGCTGAACAACCGCGGCAACGCGCTTGCCGGACTCGATCGCCCCGCCGACGCACTCGCCAGCTTCGAGCGAGCGCTCGCGTTGCAGCCCGGCTTCGCGCAGGCCTGGAACAATCGCGCCTGCGTGCTGCGCGATCTGGCCCGCCCCGCGGACGCACTCGCGAGCTGCGACCAGGCCATCGCGTTGCAGCCTGCTTATGCCGACGCCTGGAGCAACCGCGCCAACGCATTGAGCGATCTGAACCGGCCCGACGACGCGCAGTCCAGCTATCTGCGCGCGCTCGAACTGTCGCCCGCCTTCGCGGACGCCTGGAACAACCTGGGCCTCACGCTCGTCGACCTGAACCGCCACGACGAGGCGCTTCAGTCGTACGAACGCGCGCTCGCAATCAACCCGAATTTCGCCGAGGCGCACTGGAACCGCGCACTGTGCCTGCTGCAAATGGGCCGCTTCGACGAAGGCTGGCGCGAATACGAATGGCGCTGGCAACGCCATCGAATCCAGGCGTCGCAGCGCCGCTTCGATGCGCCGCTCTGGCTCGGCCAGTTCCCGCTGGAAGGCAAGACGATTCTGTTGCACGCCGAACAGGGACTCGGCGATACGTTGCAGTTCTGCCGCTACGCGTCGCTGGCCGCAGCGGCCGGCGCGAAGGTGATCTTCGAGGTGCCGGCGGAGCTTAAGCGGCTGCTGGCCGGACTCGAAGGCGTCGCGCAATGGGTGGACGAAGGCCGGCCCGAAGATCGGGCATTGCCGCCCTTCGATTGCCATGCGCCGCTGCTCAGCCTGCCGCTCGCGTTCGGCACCCACCTCGCGAGCATCCCGGCCGTCGGACCTTACCTGCATGCGGACAGGCAGGCCGCGCAACAGTGGGCCGAACGCCTCGCAAGCCGCAATGCAGACCGCAACGCAGCGCCCCATGCAAACCACAGCGCGGATCACACGAGCCCGCTGAAAGTGGGCCTCGTGTGGGCGGGCGGCCACCGCGCGCACGTCGCGGAGTTGAGAAAAACCGACGCCCGCCGCTCCATCGCGCTCGAGCAGTTGAGGCCGCTCCTCGACGTACCCGGCGTGCAGTTCTACAGCCTGCAGAAAGGGCCGCCCGCGCAGCAGTTGACCGATGCGCCGGAGTTCGCCGCGCGCATCGTCGATTACACGAACGAGCTCGCCGACTTCGCGGATACCGCTGCGCTCGTGGACAACCTTGATCTCGTGATTACGGTGGACACGGCCGTGGCCCACCTCGCCGGTGCGATGGGCAAGCCGGTGTGGATCATGAATCGCTTCGACACCTGCTGGCGCTGGCTGCTCGAACGCAGCGACAGCCCCTGGTACGCGAGCGCACGGCTCTTCCGGCAGCCCGCGCTGGGCGACTGGCAAAGCGTGATCGAAGCGGTGCGCGCGGCGCTCGCGGAGCGGGCATCGAACAACGGGCGCGGCCACGCGGCCTGA
- a CDS encoding SDR family oxidoreductase, with protein MTNTSSHASAPRHVRAIVTGHTRGLGSALAAQLLQRNIDVLGVSRSRHPIPGALAGEPAGGRFVETELDLADTARLEAWLRGDALARFVEGADLVLLFNNAGVVEPIGPLDTQDVASVARAVSLNVAAPLMLASALASIACVAGGTMACRIVHVSSGAARNAYAGWSVYCATKAALDHHARAVAMDANAALRICSLAPGVVDTGMQAAIRASSAERFPMIERFEQLKASGALATPDAAASKLIDYALSDAFGSAPTADVRDLPAA; from the coding sequence ATGACGAACACCTCTTCACACGCTTCGGCGCCGCGACACGTGCGCGCGATCGTGACCGGCCACACGCGCGGGCTCGGCTCGGCACTCGCGGCGCAGCTGCTGCAGCGGAATATCGACGTGCTGGGCGTGTCGCGCAGCCGTCATCCGATTCCTGGGGCGCTCGCGGGCGAGCCGGCCGGTGGTCGCTTCGTCGAAACGGAACTCGATCTCGCGGACACGGCGCGCCTCGAGGCGTGGCTTCGCGGCGACGCGCTCGCGCGCTTCGTCGAAGGCGCGGACCTCGTGCTGCTCTTCAACAACGCGGGCGTTGTGGAACCGATCGGACCGCTCGATACGCAGGACGTGGCGTCGGTGGCACGCGCGGTGAGCCTCAACGTCGCGGCGCCGCTGATGCTTGCGAGCGCGCTTGCTTCGATCGCCTGCGTTGCGGGCGGCACGATGGCCTGCCGCATCGTGCACGTGTCGAGCGGTGCCGCGCGCAACGCCTACGCGGGCTGGAGCGTGTACTGCGCGACCAAGGCAGCGCTCGACCACCACGCGCGCGCCGTCGCGATGGACGCCAACGCCGCGCTGCGCATCTGCAGCCTTGCGCCGGGTGTAGTGGACACCGGCATGCAGGCCGCCATTCGCGCGAGCAGCGCCGAGCGCTTTCCGATGATCGAGCGCTTCGAGCAACTGAAGGCGAGCGGCGCGCTGGCCACACCGGACGCGGCGGCCTCGAAGCTGATCGACTACGCGTTGAGCGACGCGTTCGGGTCGGCGCCCACGGCCGACGTACGGGATTTGCCGGCGGCTTAG